Below is a genomic region from Fischerella sp. PCC 9605.
AAAAAGGTAGAATATCAATTACTTTCAGAGCAGATTCAGTTGTTTCAATTGCAATTCCGCCTCAAATAGAAAAGGCTTTCCACATTATCAAAAATTATGTTAACAATCCAAATAATCAATTTATATATAAATTGAAAGCCAATCAAATTCTATTACTCGACAATACTAGCGTACTACATGGAAGAACATCTTTTCCAGATCATGAATTTCGCAAGCTAAATAGATTATGGTTTGATGGAATTTCAGAATATTCTCATCATCTACAATTTGGATTTACCCCTAAATAAAAATTGTTAAATACTTCTAAGGTTTAATTGGTGCCGCAGACTTAGCAATGACTATGAGATTTCGCCTGAAATATCTGAGGTATTTATTTATGTGGCGATGATTCATTTGATGCTCAAGCAACTTATGTAATTAAAATCATTTTCCCACAACTTTTCAGACATCCTCATTATGCCAAAAGACTGGTTTGAATGGCACGACTTATACAACACTGAACCACGAATGCAGCAGCGCTTGCAATTAGTTCGGGAATCTCTTTCTAAGAGCTTAGATGCGTGTCCAGCGGGAATAATCCGTGTAGTTAGCGTTTGCGCGGGTGATGGACGGGATTTACTTGGAACGCTATCAAACCACCCTCGCTCAAAAGATGTGTACGCAAGACTTATTGAGCTAAATCCAAAGCTGGTTGAACGTGGACGAGCAGCCATAGAATCAGCGGGTTTAGGCAAGCAAATTGAGTTTATTAATGGCGATGCAACTATTTCCTCTAACTATATAGGAGTTGTGCCAGCAGATATAGTCATTGTGTGCGGTGTTTTCGGTCATCTAGCTGATGAAGCTGAACTTCGTAGCTTGTTGAGGAACCTTAGCTTCCTTTGTAAAAAAGGTTCTTTTATCATTTGGACTCGCCGATATCGCGGGCGTGCGAACGGTATTTCCTACTTTGAGAATGTCCGTAAAGTTTTGCGTGAAGCTGCTTTTGAGGAAGTTAGCTTCAAGCTCACTCTTACAAAAGACGTGGGAGTAGGTACTCATCGTTATCTTAGTGAAGGTTCGGCTTTACCCAAAGATCAACAGTTATTCGTTTTTTTTGATCTTCCAACTGAATAACCATTTATGAAAGCAATCGCGTTCTGTAATTTAATGAATCAACGTTCAATAGAGGCACCCATTAATTAAGCAACTCCTCCATTTTCACGGGTTGATAATACAACCCTAGTGGGGGAATATCTCTAAAACTTAAAAGTGGTTCGGATTGTTCCTACAAAGATACTGTCGTTGTTATCGTTGTGTTCTGGATTGGTAATTAAAAATAAGCCAGGGGTAATAGAGATATGATCTGTGACTTGTAACCGATAAAAACCTTCAATATGCAAAGAGGTATCCTTATCAGCTTCCAGGCTACTTTCTGTAACTTTTGGCGGCATACCGAAAGTAATCCCAGCTAGATTACCTTTTCCTCCCAAGTCTGGAAAAGCTAGAGTCATAGCATAGTTTAAGATATCTGCGCTATTATTACTGACTTCTGATTGTGCAAATGAGTAGCCTAACCAACCAGAAACATTAAATTGAGAACTGACTCGCCAGCTGGTTTCTAAGCCAAAGGAATCTGCTGAAGTCGCAACATTACCAAACGGTCTTCTAGCAATGGCACTACCTGTACTACCTGTTAAGTTAACACCGCTATTGCCACCTCCCGCATAATAGGAGTGAGCATAGGTCAAGCCTATATCTAAATTTTTGATTGGCTCAAAGATGAATTGTGCCAAAGCGCCGTAGTTACCATCAAAAAGCCCATTTTTATCAGCAGGATCTTCAGCATCACTAACCATATAGGCTAAAGCGAGACTGGCGCGATCGCTAAATTCGTAGTTAATACCTAACCCTGCGCCGCCACTAGTTCGGTAAATAGGACTAAACCGCGCAAAGCGGGAAATACCGCCGTAAGCAGCGTTTATAATAGGACTTAGCGGTACCGCAATATCAACCATTTCAGTTTCCGCAGCCGCAAGGGTGACTCTCACCTTATCGCCTAGTGGAAAGTAATAGTACAGGTCATCGATCCCAATTTGGTTGTCTTCATCACCATCAAATCCCAAACGGGTCATATCAGTACCTGTGACACTACCCCGAAATTCAGTTATGTTTCTGCCTTGCAAGCGGACTCTCAAACGGTCTTTACCAGTAAAGCTGGTATCAAAATTCAAGCGAGTGCGGTATGCGAGTATGACATTATCTTGCAAGTCTGGGTTGTTATTTGCATCGTCGTCTGTATCTGCTGCATCCTCACCAAAAACACCAGCTACTGCAAAGATAACTTCACCTGTGAGTTTTGTAGTGGTAGAAAACTGCAAAGCTTCTATTTCAGCTGTACGAGCTTCTAGCGCATCTACACGACTACGCAGGGTAGCCAGTTCTCCTGAAAACTCCTCTTGCAGCTCTTGAAGCGTGACTAAATCAGCTTTGTTTACCAAATCACTTGTAGCAGTGGCAATAAGTTCATTCACCCGGTCTAAACAAGCATTCAAACCAGCAGCAAACTCGTATCGCGTCATTGGTCGATTGCCTCGATACGTGCTGTTTGGGTAGCCAGCAATACAACCATACCGTTCAACAAGAGATTGTAGTGCTTGAAATGCCCAGTCTGTAGGCTGTACATCGGACAATTGAGAAACGGAGGTAACTTGTCCCTGATTGCTTTGATTGCTTTGAGAAAATTCAGGTATCGCAACAGATTCAGGCTGAACTTGATTATTGACTGATTCTTCAGCTATGACTGTTGAGGGTACGAGAACAAAGCTTGCTACTAGGACAGCAGGGCTAAGCAGCAAAGGTTTTGACAATATTCTTGATATCACTTATTCACACCTAATCTATCTATTTCTAAAGAATTAATTCTTTAACCAAGTAAGACGCCATTATTAACCGCTAATGTTCTTTTATTTGCTTTCGTTTTATAATCTACAATCAACAAGTACTCCAAAGGCTTTTGTCAGTTTATCAGCGCACGGGAATGAACCCTGCTTTTTCAACAAACTGCTGACCTTCTTTGGAAAGTAACATATTTGTATAAGCTTCCCCAGCTAGTTGATCGATTGTGCCGTCCTTGCGATACACAATAAACACGCGGCGGGACAGCGGATAAGAGCTATCTCTGATTGCGTCAATATTAATCCGCTTGCCATCATCTATGACGGGTTGCACATATTCTTGGGAGTTTGCTTTAGCAATAGCAAGGGGACGGATTGTTCGTTGACCGGCAATGAGTGCATATACTCCAAAAGAAATCCCTCCGGGAGTAGAGACTACCTTACGAATAGATTCAGTGGTATCACGGACAAACTGCACTCTGGAACTGTATTGATCAGCTTCTAGCCCAAGAACCTCATTTAAGGATTTGGAAGCCTTGGGGTCTCTAGCGAAAGGAACTATTGGCAAATCCGGTCCCCCCACCTGCTTCCAGTTGGTGAGTTTTCCTTTATATATATCTTGAAGTTGATTAACTGAAAGTCCTGGAATGGTAATCTCTGGATGAGTAAAGAAGACAAGCGCATCTATACTTATTGGCACTTGCTTTAGCCCAAAGCCCCGTTGTTGAGCCTTGCTATAATCAGTATCCTCAAGAGATGCTCCGTATATAGCAAAGCTCAGTTTACCATCGAGCAGCATAGCTATACCCTTTTTGCCACCAGGTTTACCATCTTTTGGTTCAGTGAAGCGGAGGCGAAAATTAGGGTGAGCTTTGGCGATGGCTTCGTGAAAGCCTTGAGCAGTCAGAGCTGCAAATACGTTTCCACCGCCGTAATTAAATGTACCTTCCGGCACATTCGGCACATCTTTTATAGAGTTGTAGAGTTTGACATCAGAGGGAATGTTCTGATTGCTGCTACTGGAGTTGGGAACTCCGATACTATCGAAATTATTCAGATCGCTAACACTTTTGAACAAAGAGTAGATTGACCAACTAACAAGCACAAACAGCAGACCAGCACCAAGCCTAATTACCCAAGGTGTAAACAGCAAATCTCCTAAAGATTTAAGCTTCGGTTTTGTGAACTCTAAGGGTTTACCGCACTCTAGACAGTGTTTAGCCTTAGCAGGATTTGCATCATAACCACAATGCTTGCATACTATAACCTTTTGATTGTTCAGTTTATGATTATTCACTTAATTTTCTCCTAAGGTATGATATTCGCACCTACGGTATTGCACCCAGGAGATTTATGTTGTATTGTAAACAGTCTGTCGGTAGATACTTTAAGTACATTTATCAGAGCATTACCTTTTTTGCAACATAACTGTGACAGTAAATAAAGTGCGATCGCATCACACCAATCGCAGTCTTTAACAAGCATTCATGCCAACTCAATATCAAACATTAACCCACAGTCAAACCATCCTGAACTCGAATAGTTCGTTTTGTCTGAGCAGTGATATCTGGCTGATGAGTGGCGATCGCGATCGTGATTCCCTGCTCATTTAGTGGCTTAGATTTTGGATTGGGTATTGGGCATCGGGAATTACACAGCCAATAACCCAACTATCAACGAGAGTCCAAAACCAGCAATAACTGATAAAGTGGAAAGCTAAAAACTAAATCCTTAGATAGATAAACATTGGTACTAGTTTATAGAGGATTGAATATAACGTACGTTACATCTGGCTTAAGCAGATGCAATCTTCTAATCAAAACACCAAGCTTAAAAAGATAGCAGGGCTTAGGCAACCAGAAGTGAGCAAATTGATTCGTGAACTTCGACAATTGACAACATTGACTCAGGAGCAACTTGCAACTGTATTAGGCGTTGCTTACGGTACAATCAACCGTTGGGAGAATGGTCATATGCAACCATCTCCACTGGCACTCAAGCAAATTAAAGCAGTGTTAGAAGATTTGGGTAATTCGCCAGAGCCAGAGTTACAGAAACGCGGCAAAGACCTCCTCGTTAAATATTTTTTAGAAGCGGAGTAGAGATTGTGACTGACCCAGCAAAAGCAACTATCCCTGAGGATATTTTTGCAGGTGGTGGTGAGATGGGTGCGCTGATGCGATCGCTCGACTGGTCACAAACGCCTTTGGGTTCAGTATCACAATGGCCGCAGAGCCTGAAGACTTGCGTGCGAATTATGCTAACCTCGCGTCAACCCATGTTTGTCTGGTGGGGCGAGGAACTCATTAACCTTTACAATGACGCTTACAAGGCGATTGTCGGTGGCAAACATCCGGAAGTCCTTGGGCAGCCAGCTTCCTATGTGTGGCGGGAAATATGGGATCAGGTTGGCCCTCGGGCAGAATCAGCGATGCTGAAGAATGAGGGTACCTACGACGAAGCGTTGCTGCTGATCATGGAGCGCAACGGCTACCCAGAGGAAACCTATTACACATTTTCCTATAGCCCAGTTCCTAATGACCAAGGCGGCACAGGTGGCATTATCTGCGCCAACACAGACGACACACAGCGCATCATTGGTGAGCGTCAGTTGGCACTGTTGCGGGAACTGGCGGCTAGGACGGCAGACGCGCGCACATTTCATGAAGCCTGCACGCTAAGTGCCAGTTGTTTGGAAAGCAACCCTTACGATCTACCCTTCGCGATGATTTATCTGGTCGATCCAGATCAGCAGCGTGTTTTTCTGGCTGGGACATGCGGCATTGAACGGAACCACCCGGCAGTTCCAGAAACAGTCGATCTCGATTCTGACTCGATTTGGCCCTTTGCGGAAGTCATCAGAACGCAGAAAGCAAGCCTGGTTTGTGATTTAGGATCCTATGCAGGCAGCCTGCCGACAGGTGCTTGGCAGCAGCAACCGCATCAGGCGGTAGCAGTGCCGATTGCACCATCCGGACAGACGGGAAGAGCTGGTATATTAGTAGCTGGTTTGAACCCGTTTAGGCTGTTTGACGATAACTATAGAGGATTCATCGAGCTGCTTGCGGCTCAGATATCGGCTAGCATCGCCAATGCTCAGGCATACGAGGAAGAACGCAAACGCGCCGAAGCATTAGCAGAACTCGATCGCGCCAAAACCCTGTTCTTCAGTAATGTGTCGCATGAATTTCGCACACCCCTGACACTGATGCTCAGTCCTTTAGAGGACGTGCTGGCGGTTGCTGATGATACCCCGTTTGCCACGCAACGGCAGCCGTTAGAAATGGTACATCGCAATGGTTTGCGCTTGCTCAAGCTAGTTAATACCTTACTCGATTTCTCCCGAATTGAAGCTGGACGGATTCAGGCAGTTTACGAACCAACCGATTTAGCAACCTTTACTAGTGAGTTAGCTAGTGTTTTTCGCTCTGCCATCGAACGGGCAGGTATGCGTTTACAAGTCGATTGTCCCCCACTTCCCGAACCAGTGTATGTAGACCGGGAAATGTGGGAAAAAATTGTGTTTAACTTGCTCTCCAATGCCTTTAAGTTTACCTTTGAGGGCAAAATTACTGTCAGCTTGCAATCTGTGGGCGAACGCATCGAACTTTCAGTTTGCGACACGGGTATCGGTATTTCCATTGAAGAGCTACCTCATTTATTTGAACGGTTCTATCGCATCAAAGAGGCTCAGGGACGCACGTTTGAAGGATCGGGAATTGGGTTGTCACTGGTAGAGGAATTAGTGAAACTGCATGGTGGGACAGTCGGAGTCAAGAGCGTGCTTGGCGAAGGTAGTTGCTTTACTGTGTCTATTCCCACAGGATCTTCTCATCTGCCACAAGACCGGATTAGCGCCACTCGGACGTTAGCGTCCACTGCACTAGGAGCCGCTCCTTACGTAGAAGAAGCTTTGCGCTGGCTGCCGCAGGAAGGGACTAGGGACTGGGGACTAGGAACTAGATTAAATTCTTCCCCAATCCCCAATCCCCAATCCCCAATACCCCGCATTCTCCTGGCTGACGACAATTCAGATATGCGCGATTATGTCAAGCGGTTGTTAAGTCAGCAATATGAGGTGGAAACAGTCGCTTCGGGGGTGGCTGCATTAGCTGCCATTCGTCAGCACAAGCCGGATCTGGTCTTGACCGATGTGATGATGCCGCTGATGGATGGATTTGAGTTGCTGCGATCGCTGCGTTCCGATCCGGCTACGAGAGAAATTCCCATTATTCTCTTATCTGCCCGCGCGGGGGAAGAGTCGCGAGTAGAAGGACTCCAAGCAGGAGCTGATGATTATTTGATCAAGCCATTCTCGGCGCGGGAACTGCTGGTACGAGTCGAGACGAACTTGAAGATGGCTCGATTGCGACAGGAAGCAGTACGGCGCGAACAAGAGCTGCGATCGCTCAGCGTTGCGTCACAACAGGCGGCTGAAGCTGCCAACGCAAATCTAGAGAACGTTTTAGCTAGCATCAAGGATCAGTTTTTAGTCCTGGATCGCGAATGGCGCTACACCTATGTCAACAAGCGGGTAGTGGAAGTAACAGGAATACGTAGAGAAGACCTGCTCGGCAAAAATATCTGGGAATTGTTTGCTGATACCGTAGGCAGTGAATTATACACCCAAGCGCATCGGGCTGTATCCGATCAAACACCCGTGCAATTTGAGTATTTCTATCCACGCTGGAATCGCTGGTTTGAGAACCGCATTTACCCCACTGACGATGGAGTATCGATTCTAGTTACAGAAATCACCGATCGCAAACAAGCACAACAGGAACTCCAGCAAACCTTACAAACCCTGAGTACGCTCATTAAAGCTTCCCCACTGCCGATCGTTGTCATTAAACCCGATATGATTGTACAGCTTTGGAATCCGGCGGCAGAGCGGTTATTTGGTTGGAGTGAAACCGAGGTTTTGGGTCAACCGATTCCCGTTGTTCCAGAGGAGAAACAACAGGAGTGCCGTCAGCTTCGAGCAGCGGTGGCTAATGGAGAAATCTTTGCTGGCGTGGAAACCTATCGCCGTAAGCGTGATGGTTCAACGGCAATCGTCAGTATTTCGGCGGCTCCACTCTACGATGAATCTGGCAGCGTGAATGCGATCGTGCTGATTTTTCAAGATATCACCGAGCGCCAACGGGCACAAGAAGCGTTGCAGGAGAGCGAGGCGCGCCTACGGCTCGCCATCAAGGTGGCTCGGCTTGGTACTTGGCGCTACGACCCCAGCACAGACCTCATCGAACTAGACGAGCGGATGCGCGAGATTTGGGGCGTGTCGGATGACACGGTGAGGCTCCCTCTACCGATAGTAATAGAGCGCATACACCCCGACGATCGGACGCGTGTAGCGATCGCCGTCAGCACTGCACTCGATCCCAGGTTGTCAGGTACTTACGACATTGAATACCGCATCGTTTGGTCTGACGGAAGCGAGCGATGGGTTTCTGCCAACGGGCAGGCACAATTCGAGGGAGAGGGGATTTCCCGACATCCGGTAGGGTTTATCGGAACTGCACTCGACATCACGGATCGCAAAATTGCCGAAACAACGCTGCGGCAAAGTGAAGAACGCTATCGATATTTGGCAGAATCGATTCCGCAACTGGTGTGGACTGCCGATGCCAATGGAATGCTCACCGATGTCAATCAACGCTGGTTAGAGTTCACCGGGTTAACCCTTGCCCAAGCTCAAACCGAAGGCTGGCAAGCGATCGTCCATCCTGATGATGTACCGACTCTCAGCCAGAATTGGGCAGCAGCGCAACAAGCGGGTATAAATTATCGAGATGAAGGTCGGATACGACGAGCAGATGGAGCCTATCGCTGGCATTTGCACCAAGCTGTACCGCTGAAAAATGCACAGGATCAAGCGATCAAATGGTTTGGCACAGCAACGGATATCGAAAATCAAAAACAACTCGACCAACAGCGCCAGCGGCTGCTAGAGCAAGAGCAAGCCGCCCGTGCCGAAGCTGAAACTGCCAACCGGATCAAAGATGAATTTTTAGCGGTGCTGTCTCACGAGTTGCGATCGCCCCTCAATCCGATCTTGGGTTGGTCTAAGTTACTCCTTAACGGTAAGTTGGATGCAACAAAAGCGACTCAGGCACTACAAACAATCGAGCGCAATGCCAAACTCCAGGCACAACTGATAGAGGATTTGCTCGATGTCTCTCGCATCCTACGTGGCAAACTTCGCCTAGAAATGACTCCTGTGAATTTGGTATCGACAATTGCAGCTGCACTCGAAACCGTGCAGTTGGCGGCCCAAGCCAAGTCAATTCAAATTCAGACAGTGTTTGATCCAAATATCGGGCCTGTTTTGGGAGATTCTGCTCGTTTACAGCAAGTGATTTGGAATCTGCTTACCAACGCCGTGAAATTTACTGAGTCCGGCGGACGGGTTGAGGTGCGCCTAGAAGTGGTAATGGAGCAAGGGGCAATGGGCAAAGGGCAAGGGGCAAGGGGCATAGGAAAAATCAGTACTTCAATTCCCAATCCCCAATCCCCGATCGCTAACTATGCCCAAATCACTGTTAGCGACACGGGCAAAGGCATTCATCCTGAATTTTTGCCGCATGTATTTGAGTATTTCCGTCAGGAAGATGGTGCAACCACCCGCAAGTTTGGTGGACTGGGGTTAGGGCTGGCGATCGTTCGGCACTTGGTCGAACTGCACGGTGGTACTGTGCGAGCTGACAGTCCAGGGGAAGGGCAAGGAGCGACTTTCACTGTCTGTTTGCCGCTTTTAAAGGACGACAAAAGCACAAAAGATGAAGATAAATCCTTTCTCCCCACACCTGATGGCTTACCCCTAACAGGCGTACGGGTGCTTGTAGTCGATGATGAGGCAGACACCAGAGAGTTAATAGCTTTCATTTTGGAAGAGGCTGGAGGGAGCGTCATCAGAGCAGTTTCTGCACTTGAAGCACTCCAAGCGATCGCACAGACTAAACCCGATGTGCTAGTAAGTGACATTGGTATGCCCGACATGGACGGCTACATGCTAATGCGGCAAATTCGGGCCATGTCACCAGAGCAAAATAGTCAGATTTTGGCGATCGCTCTTACTGCTTACGCTGGGGAAATGAATTACCAACAGGCGCTTGCCGCAGGATTTCAACATCATATCGCCAAGCCAGTAGATCCTGATCGCTTAGTACAAGCTATCACCAGTCTTCTAGATGTAAAGCCGATAAGACGGAGATAGACCAAACCTAATTGAGGGGAATTGCGATCGCTCCTCAAAAGCAACTAAGGATAGAGTTAGGGGGATTGATTGTACAGATGTCAATCATCGAATCGCGATCGCATCGTACCTATTTTGCTTCAACTGGTCGCGTTTCGTGAGTCCCCCGCTATAGCGGAGGTTAGCTTAGCTCCCAATGCCGCTCCACTCAGAGGGTACTCTTTACTGGGGATTAGGGACTAAGGACTGGAGACTAGGGATTAGGAATTAATAAATCTTATATTGCCCAATCACCAATTCCCAGTACCCAATCCCCAATTCCCAGTACCCAATCCCCAATCCCTAATCCCCAGTCCCTTTTACTGTGACTATGTGTTGTTTGGTTGGTCGTAAACGCTATTGGTGAGCAATTCTGATTTGACAAGCACCAATAAATCGCCAATTTCACAATTAAGCACTAGGCAAATCTTCTCCAAGGTATCAAGTGGGATAGATTTTGCTTTGCCATATTCAATTTTCTGGATATTAGCAAGCGACATCTCTAGTTCTCGCGCCAATGCATTTTGAGACAAGCCCTTGGCTTCTCTTAACTGCTTTAGTCTGACTTCTATAGGCATATCTTTAATTATCTACCGCTAATATAGCTTACCACTAGTAGTCTATCTATGAATAGATTGTATGACACAAAAAGAGGATGTCTCGTAAAAGGGACTGGGTATTGGGAGAAAATTCTTCTCATCTCCTAGTACCTAGTCCCTATTCACCCTTCGGGTACTCTACCTTGAGCCGCCCACAAGGGGCGTCTACGCCACTTTCCCATCTGGCACCAAGCCCTACTCTACGAGAAGCCCTCCGGGTACTCTGCGAGAAGCCGCGCTGCGCGCGTCTACATGGGGGGAACGCCCTTTGGAGCGCGCTGACTCACCGCTGCGCGTCTACGGGTACTCTACGAGAAGCCGCCCTGACGGGCGTCTACGCCACGTTGCCATCGGCACCAAGCCAAGACGGCAAGTGGTCTCACCAAGACGGGATTAGACCCGAACGCTTCGGGAGATTCGACCTCTACTTTGGTTGGAGCAATCCTGTCAGAGTAAGTTGGGTTTATGAACGAAGAATCTCCGCCCTAAAAGTGCGGAGAGTGTCAATAAAGACTAACGGCAAAACCAAGGCAATGCTCTAAGAACCGCTGTGGAATTTCTGGACTTGCTCCCCAATGCAAGTGAATATAAGAAGCGTGAAGATTGAGGTTAGATCCCCCCAACTCCCCTTGAAAAGGAGAGCTATAGCTTCCTGCTGTATTAAAGCTTACTTGGTCGGCGATCGCCACTCCACTTTCTTCTTGAAAAGGTAGACTATCTTTTCTCTCCTTGTTAACCAGGGCTAAGGGAGAGATGAAATTACCTCCCCATCCCTCATACCCTGTAGATTCTCCGGTATCGTAACGATAAGTTTTAAACAGCGGCTGATGGGAATTTGAGATTAAATAGGAACGATGGAACTCATGCCCATAAACTGTTGTTCCTACACTGACTAACAAACTACTTTGCAAGGCAACGGCGTGACGATATCCTAAAGTCAGACACCCACTCATCACCGCTGTTGTGGGTAACACTCCTACCATCGACCAAGGTTTACCTTCAAAATCGATTATTTGCTCGCACAAATACATTAACCCACCACACTCGGCGATGGTGGGCATACCCGCAAGAATAGCTGTTTTAACTGCTGCAAAAGCATACGTATTTTCCGCAAGTTGTTGGGCAAAAACTTCCGGAAAACCACCGCCGAAATACATTCCCTGCACCCCTTCTGGCAGTCCAGCATCTTCCAAGGGACTCCAGAAAACCAACTCTGCCCCTAGTTGTTGTAACAAATCGAGATTGTCTTGGTAGTAGAAATTAAAAGCGCAATCGCGGGCAACTGCCACTCGAAGGGGAGAGGGGGAGAGGGGGAGAGGGGGAGAGGGGGAGAGGGAGTGAATACTTGTGACTTCTGATTTCAGCAGGGGTAACAATTTTCCCCAGTCAAAGCAAGCATCCCCTAGATCGGCGAGTCGGTCAATCAAAGCATTGAATTGAGGGAGTTCTGCTGTGGGTACTAAACCGAGATGGCGATCGGGAATGGTAATGTTATCTTGTCGTCGCAATACACCGAGAATAGGTAATTGTAGGGGTTCGAGAGAATCTTTGAGCAATTGCAGGTGGCGATCGCTTCCCACACGATTTAGGATCGCACCGACTATTTTAATTCTAGGATCAAAGCAGCGATAACCGTGGGCGATCGCTGCCGCAGAACCAGACAAGCGACTGCAATCAATCACCAATACTACAGGCAAATCCAACAGCCGCGCTATGTGAGCAGTACTGGCGAAAGAGGAGTGGGGGATAGAGAGATGGGGTGATGGGGGGAAATAAGAATTTCTTTCTTCCATTCTCCCACTCTCCCCCTCTCCCCCTCTTAGGGTCACTCCATCAAATAGCCCCATCACTCCTTCCACGAGGGCATATTCACATTGTCGAGTGTGATAGACAAAACACTGCTGTACGTACGATTCAGATGTTAGTACTGGGTCTAAATTACGACAAGCACGTCCAGTTACTTGCTGATGAAACATTGGATCTATGTAATCTGGCCCAACCTTAAAAGATTGAACTTGCTTTGCCCACCGACATAAAGACGCCAACAGGGTGAGTGTGACAGTAGTCTTACCCACCCCGCTGCGTTCTCCAGCAATAATTAAAGCCATGAGTGAGAAATTATGAATTATGAATTATGAATTATGAATTGTACTAAAGAATACCGATTCATCATTCATTATTCATCATTCATCATTCCTAA
It encodes:
- a CDS encoding class I SAM-dependent methyltransferase family protein, whose amino-acid sequence is MPKDWFEWHDLYNTEPRMQQRLQLVRESLSKSLDACPAGIIRVVSVCAGDGRDLLGTLSNHPRSKDVYARLIELNPKLVERGRAAIESAGLGKQIEFINGDATISSNYIGVVPADIVIVCGVFGHLADEAELRSLLRNLSFLCKKGSFIIWTRRYRGRANGISYFENVRKVLREAAFEEVSFKLTLTKDVGVGTHRYLSEGSALPKDQQLFVFFDLPTE
- a CDS encoding iron uptake porin, which translates into the protein MISRILSKPLLLSPAVLVASFVLVPSTVIAEESVNNQVQPESVAIPEFSQSNQSNQGQVTSVSQLSDVQPTDWAFQALQSLVERYGCIAGYPNSTYRGNRPMTRYEFAAGLNACLDRVNELIATATSDLVNKADLVTLQELQEEFSGELATLRSRVDALEARTAEIEALQFSTTTKLTGEVIFAVAGVFGEDAADTDDDANNNPDLQDNVILAYRTRLNFDTSFTGKDRLRVRLQGRNITEFRGSVTGTDMTRLGFDGDEDNQIGIDDLYYYFPLGDKVRVTLAAAETEMVDIAVPLSPIINAAYGGISRFARFSPIYRTSGGAGLGINYEFSDRASLALAYMVSDAEDPADKNGLFDGNYGALAQFIFEPIKNLDIGLTYAHSYYAGGGNSGVNLTGSTGSAIARRPFGNVATSADSFGLETSWRVSSQFNVSGWLGYSFAQSEVSNNSADILNYAMTLAFPDLGGKGNLAGITFGMPPKVTESSLEADKDTSLHIEGFYRLQVTDHISITPGLFLITNPEHNDNNDSIFVGTIRTTFKF
- a CDS encoding PstS family phosphate ABC transporter substrate-binding protein, which codes for MNNHKLNNQKVIVCKHCGYDANPAKAKHCLECGKPLEFTKPKLKSLGDLLFTPWVIRLGAGLLFVLVSWSIYSLFKSVSDLNNFDSIGVPNSSSSNQNIPSDVKLYNSIKDVPNVPEGTFNYGGGNVFAALTAQGFHEAIAKAHPNFRLRFTEPKDGKPGGKKGIAMLLDGKLSFAIYGASLEDTDYSKAQQRGFGLKQVPISIDALVFFTHPEITIPGLSVNQLQDIYKGKLTNWKQVGGPDLPIVPFARDPKASKSLNEVLGLEADQYSSRVQFVRDTTESIRKVVSTPGGISFGVYALIAGQRTIRPLAIAKANSQEYVQPVIDDGKRINIDAIRDSSYPLSRRVFIVYRKDGTIDQLAGEAYTNMLLSKEGQQFVEKAGFIPVR
- a CDS encoding helix-turn-helix domain-containing protein; the encoded protein is MQSSNQNTKLKKIAGLRQPEVSKLIRELRQLTTLTQEQLATVLGVAYGTINRWENGHMQPSPLALKQIKAVLEDLGNSPEPELQKRGKDLLVKYFLEAE